From the genome of Chlorocebus sabaeus isolate Y175 chromosome 21, mChlSab1.0.hap1, whole genome shotgun sequence:
CATCATCCCTCTGCCCACCGTCCCTCCAGCTCCCTGCACTGACTGCCTCATCTCTGGTTGGGGCAACACTCTGAGCTCTGGCGGTGCGTGGCTCCCTTTGTCCTTCTACTTCCCTCAATCCTCACAATTTCCAGAACGAATCATGCCCCTTAACTTAAATCCACTTGCCTCCGGGCTTAAGACACATTTCCAGTGCCCATTACACACAGGCTCTGCACTGGGCACCAGAGGATGCAAAGTCTCAAGGACTTGGGCTCCTAAAATCAAGAGACAGGACAAATGGAGAATGTGCTGTGATTACATGTTGGGAGGGGTTCAACAATGATCATTCTGGGATTGAAAAGCCAGAGTCCCTTGCCAGGACTTATGTTTTGGAGTCCTTTCCAGGGGCAGTGTTCCTCTTCAATGTTCCATCCTAGATTATTGTCTCCTTCTCTGGCCTGACCCACATTTCTActttctttgttctcttcctGATTCTCACAGCTGACTACCCAGATGAGCTGCAGTGCCTGGATGCTCCTGTGCTGACCCAGGCTGAGTGTGAAGCCTGCTACCCAGGGGAGATTACCAGCAACATGTTCTGTATAGGCTTCCTTGAGGGAGGCAAGGATTCCTGCCAGGTGATTTGAACAACCCTTCCCATGCAGAGGTTCCCACTGATACCCAGGCCCCACCTGGGAAAAAGATTGGAACTCCCAAGGTGGCGGGGCTGAGGAGGCTCCCTGCAGTGTCCCCATGGAGAAGTGAGGAAGGCTCCCTTGGGCTGCATGCTGTCTGCTTAGGAAGAACAGAGAATGGGCCACACCATGAGAAGGACGTGGAGGCACAGAGCTGTCTGGAAAGGGGTCTTTAAGGTTCAGAGTCAATATAGCTATATTCCTCCTCCATCTGTCCATACAACTTGTCCCTTCTTCCACCCAGGGGGACTCTGGTGGCCCTGCGGTCTGCAACGGGGAGCTCCAAGGCATTGTCTCCTGGGGCTATGGCTGTGCCCAGGAAAACAAGCCTGGAGTCTACACCAAGGTCTACAACTATGTGGACTGGATTAAGGATACCATAGCTGCCAACAGCTAAAGCCACCGGTCCCTTTGCTGTCTCTATACCAATAAAGTGACCCTGTTCTCACTGTGTCTGTGCCTGCTCCCTCACACTCCTTCACCCTGGAAAGCATCCTCCAATTTCAGGTCAGACTCAACTTTCCCACTTAAAGGTAAACAGAGCCCCCAGCTCCCCGAATGTGTTCCGTGGTACACTAGATTAGCACATACAAGGAGATAGAATCCAAAACTAATAAGCTTGGGAGAAAGGGGGGCACTGTTTTCTAGAGAAACGTGAGTTTCAGAAAGGTGCTCTTGGATGGGGGGTATTAATTTTTATCTGGGTTCTCACAATGGTTAGGGCTACTCTGCCTTCAGAACAATCACAGCACAGAAAACGTGTAAGCATCTTCGAGGCAGCCCAAAAAATCTGACCAGCTGAATCTTATTGCTAACATACAACAATAATGACCAATGCTGTTGGTGATGACATGCCTCTCCCAGGAATGCATTGGCACCAAGCCCTGGACTAAGCCCTCCCATCTCATTCACCTGGAAAATCAGACTCAAGTAAATCTCCCTGGCCCCTAACTCTTCCTCAATTCcctacttctctctctctgtgagcTGCTAGAGAGATGTCCCGCCTACCATAGCAGAAGCCAGACTGCGACTTGGGAATCAAGCCCACCTCTGCATGCtgcatttttatcttctttgccTCTGGGATAGGACACCACAGTGAATCCCACAGCTACCACCACCTCCCCACTCCGACCAGGGAAAGAAACTAGAGAGAGTCAGGATTCACCCATTTGATCAATTAACTGAGGAAGGATTCATTTTCATAAAACTTGCTTTCCTTTGAGACACTTCAAGTGAGTTATTTGGGACTCTTTAAAAGTGGTGGAAGGAAGGACATCTGAGGACTGTGACACCATCCAGCCACTCTGGCCACACGTTGGCAGGCTTGCACCCACTGGAGGCAGCAGACAGAGGCAGGCCCCATGGCACCTGTGGCAGCTGCCAAATCCTCCTCCTGGCAAATCTGAGAGGGCCTATGTTAGGGCCACAACTCATCCAAGCTTGGCACCGAAGATCCAAGCAAGCTTCTCTTTGAAATTCCACCTTCACCTTCTGTCCCAAGTGGTTGTGGATATCCCTGGGAGCTGGTACCAAGGGCCAGGAGCAGCCAAGGGAGACAGACAGGTTCAGAGCACATTTCCTGTTACAGCGAACACAGTACAGGTCTCCAAGTGTCCACGGTGCAGCATACAAATTGCAGTGATGAGTAGAGTAAAATCTCTACATGGAGCACAGCATTCCTGGCCAACAAAGGGGACCGCAGTCCACATGCTGTGGAATACACCCAAGTAAGCATCAGACACTTGTTGGTAAATGGTAAATGTGTAAGATCAATTACCTTGAGAGGGCCATCTGGGCTCCAGATGTGTGATTCGTGTGAGGAGATGGCTACCACTCACTATCTTCAGAGGAAAACGGGGCTCAGGGCTTACACACAATGGACAGATACCCGTAGGTCCCCCAGAAAGTCACTGCATAGAAACATCACTTTgttcaacatgaattttgtttttctggagtCCAAAGTCATACCCTAGTTCACCGTACAGCCTTGGGTTTGTCTGCTTTAGGAGATATATGTCcagtagatagatagacagacaagACAGATacactttttccctttcttacatAATGTCAATGCCTTGTCTGAATATAATCATCACTCAAGAGTCAAGGGGAGAACAAAACACTTCACATAAAGAGGGTTGGGCAGGGAGTGTTAGTTTCCACTGTTTTCTGTCTCCATTCAGATCATTCCCACCAAAGCCCAGCTGGTTACCTGAAGCCAAGAGACAGACGCAAGTATACCAATGGCCTTCCAGATGGCTGCTTCCACCTCCTACCTGGGCCACGTAGACTCTTTACACAGAGAAGTTAGTCACCCCACTCAGAAGGGTTGCCAGCAGAAACAGGGTATGTAAATCACAGATAACCATGAGATTTCTTCGAAGTGATCTGTATAAAAtaaactaccaccaccaccaccaccaccaaaaacacaaaacaaaaaataaaataaaataaaataaaataaggcttaTTCAAAATTCAAGACAAAATACTATGTGAGAGCCAGGCCATGGGGTTGCCTTTTCTCAGACCACACAGCTTTCCCAGTCCATTTgctcacatggaactgtgagatGTGAAGCTCTCCAGAGCGTGTGCTCAGGATTGAGGCTGGTGCTGTTCACCTGTGGGCAAAGAAGCAGAAAGCTAGACTAAAGGGCAAAGAAGCAGAAAGCTGCCACTGTGTCCACCACCATGGCTTAGGGCCTCCTTCTCACAGAGGCTCCGAAGagctccacctcagccttcacaCAAAATATCTCCTTCCGGCTGAACtacagccaggctagagtgccgtggcatcatctctgctcactataacctccgcctcccaggatgaagtgactcagcctcccaagtagctggggttacaggcacccgccaccatgcccagctaatttctttgttgttgttgttgttgttgttgttgttgttgttgttgtttgtatttttagtagagacagggtttcatcatgctggacaggctggttttgaactcctgacctcaagtgatagaaagtgctgggattacaggcatgagcctctgcttCTGGCCCAGGGcccatttttgaaaaaataatttcaacttttattttagattcaggggctaCATGAGCAGGATCATTACccgggtatattgtgtgatgctgagctTTGGGGCACAAATTATCTCATCATGCAGACACCAAGCAtaatacccaatagttagtttttcagtcctttccaccctccctctcttccctctagTAGTTGCAGTGTCTACGTTTCCTAtatttatatccatgtgtacccaatgctcagctcccacttatacatgagaacatgatatttggttttccgttcctatGTTGATTTCCTTAGGAGTATGGTCTCCAAGCagatccatgttgctgcaaaggacatgatttcattcttctcatggatgcatagtattccacggcatatatgtaccacatttcctttatccagtctaccgcTGATGGCCCCCTAGGTTCATTCCATggctttgctactgtgaatagtgctgtgaaaGATGTTCAagagcatgtgtctttttggc
Proteins encoded in this window:
- the LOC119621607 gene encoding trypsin-2-like isoform X3, which gives rise to MNPLLILAFVGAAVAVPIDDDDKIVGGYTCEENSVPYQVSLYSGYHFCGGALICKQWVVSACHCYKSRIQVRLGEHNINILEGTEQFINAAKIICHPEYNDETLDNDIMLIKLSTPAVINDYVSIIPLPTVPPAPCTDCLISGWGNTLSSGADYPDELQCLDAPVLTQAECEACYPGEITSNMFCIGFLEGGKDSCQGDSGGPAVCNGELQGIVSWGYGCAQENKPGVYTKVYNYVDWIKDTIAANS